In Daphnia pulicaria isolate SC F1-1A chromosome 5, SC_F0-13Bv2, whole genome shotgun sequence, a single genomic region encodes these proteins:
- the LOC124341213 gene encoding erlin-1-like, with product MPPSVGSFAILIGTLAALFNFSLHKIDEGYVGVYYRGGALLKETSNPGYHMMFPFLTTHRSVQVTLQSDEVKNVPCGTAGGVMLYFDRIEVVNILSPSSVYEIVKNYTADYDRTLVYNKIHHELNQFCSVHTLQEVYIDLFDQIDENLKKALQADLNDLAPGLHIHGVRVTKPKIPESIRKNYELVEAEKTKLLIAREYQKVVEKDAETERKKAVIEAEKEAQVAKINFEQKVMEKESVKTMSIIEDEIVTNRHKSRADADYYSLERQAKANELLLTKEYLELKRYESITANTKLYFGANIPTLFMGDQQPSSGSLPVVTEKASN from the exons ATGCCGCCTTCAGTTGGATCGTTTGCTATTTTGATCGGAACTTTAGCCGCCctgttcaatttttctttacacAAAATCGATGAGGGATATGTCGGTGTTTATTACCGG ggAGGTGCATTGTTGAAAGAGACAAGCAATCCTGGATATCATATgatgtttccttttcttacTACTCACCGATCAGTTCAG GTTACTCTGCAATCAGACGAAGTAAAGAATGTACCGTGTGGAACTGCTGGCGGG GTCATGCTTTACTTTGACCGAATTGAAGTGGTCAATATTTTAAGTCCATCCAGTG TATACGAAATTGTCAAAAACTATACAGCCGACTATGATAGAACGCTAGTATACAACAAGATCCATCACGAACTTAACCAGTTTTGTTCTGTGCATACTCTCCAAGAG GTCTACATTGATCTGTTTGATCAGATCGACGAAAATTTAAAGAAGGCCTTGCAAGCAGATTTGAATGATCTTGCACCGGGTTTGCATATTCACGGCGTGCGCGTCACCAAACCCAAAATTCCTGAATCTATTCGAAAGAACTACGAACTTGT GGAGGCGGAGAAAACCAAACTGTTAATTGCACGAGAGTATCAGAAAGTGGTTGAGAAAGATGCCGAAACCGAGCGGAAGAAAGCCGTTATTGAAGCCGAGAAAGAAGCTCAAGTggccaaaattaattttgaacaaaaagttatGGAGAAAGAATCAGTCAAGACCATGTCCATCATTGAAG ATGAAATCGTTACCAACCGACATAAGAGTCGCGCAGATGCAGATTACTACTCGCTTGAGCGACAAGCTAAGGCCAATGAGTTGCTATTGACGAAAGAATATCTGGAACTCAAGCGCTACGAATCCATCACGGCCAATACGAAGCTATATTTCGGAGCCAACATTCCAACACTTTTCATGGGCGATCAACAGCCTTCTAGTGGTAGTCTACCAGTAGTAACCGAAAAAGCCTCGAATTAA